One region of Chryseobacterium sp. C-71 genomic DNA includes:
- a CDS encoding phage holin family protein, giving the protein MNIIIRLFITAIVAFVLTKVLSGVQFDGFTGAVIFAIVLGILNLILKPILSLFGLPLTIITLGLFALVINAIIILVADYFIDSMNVDGFWWAFIFSILLSIITSIANSMFADKD; this is encoded by the coding sequence ATGAACATTATTATCCGACTTTTCATTACAGCAATCGTAGCCTTCGTGCTTACAAAAGTGCTTTCAGGCGTGCAATTCGACGGTTTCACCGGAGCCGTTATTTTTGCCATCGTTTTAGGAATTTTAAATCTTATTTTAAAACCGATTTTAAGCCTTTTTGGGCTTCCGTTGACGATTATTACTTTAGGTTTATTTGCTTTGGTTATTAATGCAATAATTATTTTGGTGGCAGATTATTTTATAGATTCCATGAATGTTGATGGTTTTTGGTGGGCTTTTATTTTCAGTATTTTGCTGTCCATCATTACTTCAATTGCCAACTCGATGTTTGCAGATAAGGATTAA